Within the Nitrospirota bacterium genome, the region GAAGGGTTGTAATCACTTTTAAATATCATTATAAATCAATGACTTATAGTGTGGCACGATTTGTGATATATAGTCTGTATGATGAAAACGCAAGATACACTAAACCAAAGGGTCGTAATTATAACAAGTGAGAGGGCTGCCTCGGATAACTCCTTAGCATACATGATTGGTTTTGCAGTGAGTATATCAACTGCCCTTGACATTGTGATGATTTGTAAAGACCGCTCGATGAATCAGTATCTAGAGGGGGAACCTGATATTACCACAGCCCTTGACAGCATACTGGATACAGGCAAAAGATACGGTTTAGACCTTGCAGTGGAGCTGTGTTCAACTTCTCATATTTTCAGGTTAAAAGACAATTTGAGTAAAAAGAAGGGGTTAAGCATGATTTTACTTGGCCCCTCGGTAAATCACAACAAGGTCATTGACCTTAGAAAAATTTTGAAAGAAATTCCGGTGCCTGTTCTTGCCGTATCTAAAATGCAAAGGTTCCAGCACTTAAGGGCAGTCACCGAACTGGAGGCACAACATGGGTAAATTAAGAAAAATATTAAACGAGATTAACAAGCAGCTTGAGGCCGCGGCTATCGCCGAGATGAGGATTGATAAGGCACGGGAGACGCTGCTTAACGATGAAACTGTAGGGGAGGGGCGCCGTGTTCGCAGGAGGGCTGCCAATCCGGGGATATTTTCATTTAGTGAGAACTCTCTTTCAATATCTGTGATGACAGATAAAAAACTCTATTCAAACAGTTAATTCTGATTTTACTTTAGGAGGTAAAATGATAAATATATACTTACCGGTAGCGCACACCTCGATAAATCTGGTGATAATGCTCTGCATAGGAACAGGGATTGGTATGCTTTCGGGGCTATTTGGGGTAGGGGGAGGGTTTTTAATAACTCCCGTGCTCATGATGTTTGGAATACCGCCAACAATTGCTGCTGCAAGTGGAGCCAATCAGATGGTGGCAGCCTCAACATCAGCTACACTTACTCACTGGAAACTCGGAAATGTTGACATGAAAATGGGGCTGTACCTGTTGATAGGCAGTTTCCTCGGAGGTGGACTTGGTGTCCAGGCAGTTAAAATTCTAAATGCAATGGGAAATGTTGATTTTGTTATCAAACTGACCTATGTGCTTTTGCCCTTCACAGTGGGCGGTCTTATGCTTGGTGAGACTTTGAAGAGAAAAGACCCAAACAAAAGCTCAGGACCTGGTTACAAACAGTCCCTGTTTTCCAAAATGATGTCGCTCCTTCCTTTTCAAATGGAATTTGAGAAATCAGGAGTGCGGCACTCGGCGATTTTGCCGGTGATTATTGGGATACTTGTAGGTGTGTTGGCAGCCATAATGGGAGTAGGCGGCGGGTTTATCATGGTTCCCATTATGCTTTACATTCTGAAGATGCCAATGAAAGTGATAATAGGGACAAGCGTTTTCCAGATACTGTTTACAGTTATTGAGGTCACCTTTCTTCAGTCATATACAAACCACACGGTTGACTTCGTGCTAGCTTTGGTTATGCTGATAGGCTCAAGTGTTGGCGCATACGTGGGAACAATGTTAAGTGAAAAGCTCAACACCGAACAGCTTAAGGTACTCCTTGCGTTATTAATACTCTCAGTGGGATTTAAAATATTGTTTGAACTTATGGCAAAGCCGTCTCTGCTCTTAGCTTATGCTATAACAGGAGGTAAATAGAAATGAATAAAAAAAACACAGGTTTGATGGGGCTTATTCTCACGGTGCTTGTTGTTACTCTGATAGTAAGCCAAACCCACGCAAATGCAGAACTTACTTTGAACATGGACAAAAGCGTGATTCCAATAGATACTTTTTATAAAGGCAATACACTAAATATAACCGGCAGTGTGGACAGTGGCCATGACGTAGTAGTGAAAATCACATCACCTCGTGAAAACGAATCGTTTATGGTCAAGGAGAAATCTGTTCACCTGTTCTGGTTGAATAAATACAAGCTTAAAGTATCCCAGGTCAATGACACATACATGCTTTTTAGCTCTAATAATATTGATGACATCTTATCTGCTGAAGAGAGAGCCAAATATTCACTTGGATATGATGCTGTCGGAAAAAGAGTTGAAATCACTGGCAACGATAAGGATCAACTGTTCAGAGAATTCATAAAAGTAAAAGAAAGTGGTAAGCTGTATGTTGTCTCCGGCACCAGCGTTGTTCTTAAACCCTCAGGTGCTGGTAAAAGCAGATACAGTGTTACAGTCAACTTCCCGTATCAAGTACCTATAGGCAGCTACAACGTCAATGTTTTCGCAGTCAAAGATGGTGTGGTTTCACAGAGAGCGACAGGGGCAGTGAAAATCAAAGAGGTGGGAATGGTTCGTGATCTATCCGATATGGCGATGACACACGGCGGACTTTATGGAGTGCTTGCAGTGTTAATTGCTCTTGTGGCTGGCTACGTCGTAACACCGGCAATTGCTGCCGTAAAGAAGGTGTTTGTTGTCTTTATTACACTGCCTAAGATGGTTTTTTCAAACGGAAATGGGCACCTCTCTCAGGTATCGGTACTTAAAGAGTCAACTAAGGCTGAGGAATAGAACATTTTTAACTAAAAAAAGGAGTGTGAAATGCTTGAAAAAATAGACATTAAGGAAAGATATAGAATGAAGTTGATGGGACCGGTCAGGTCAATTCTTTTGGCAACAGATGGCTCTGACTACAGCAGGGGTGCGGTGAAAGAGGCGATAGCATTTTCACGGGAGTGTAACACATCACTAAGGCTCTTAAGAGTGCTTGAGATTAACCCGGCATACGAGAGCATGGGGTTTAGCTATTCTACAGAGATGGTTAAATTGGTGGAGGAGGAACTTGACACTATAAGAGAAGATGCAGCCTTAAATAATGTGGAATGTACGACAATGTTAAAGCGCTCTGAGCGTGTGCATGAGGCAATAACAGAGGAGGCGGAAAAGCAAAGAACCGACATAATTATAATGGGACGGCGCGGGATGACAGGCTTAAAGAAATTCATAATGGGCAGCGTAACGGCAAAGGTAATAGCAAGCACCTCATCTAAAGTGCTGGTAGTTCCCAAAGAGGCGCAGTTAAAGGGAGAGACCTTGTTAGTTGCTTCAGACGGCTCTAAACACAGCGAAGGTGCTGTGAATGAGGCTATAGATATGGCAAGCCGCTGTCCGGTGGTTAAGTCACTGTTAGCAGTTTCAGTAGTTCCTGACAAAAGTAAATTAGGCCAGGCAAGAGACATTTTAAGTAAAATATCTGACAGGGCTAATGCCAGAGGGGTGAAAGTTGAGACCTTTCCACTGGTTGGCCAGCCATATAAAACACTGGTCAATGCTTCTTTAGAAATGGCGGCAGATATCATTATCATGGGCAACTATGGCAGCACAGGGTTTGCCGGGGTTTTGATGGGCAGTGTGGCGGAACGTGTAATTGCACTTTCGATGTGTTCGGTTCTGGTTGTTAAAAGCAATGCTGTACATTAAACATGTTAGCATATAACGGGTGAGTAATCCATAAATAAGTAGAGAAGGTACTTTTTTCTTCTCTATTTCATCTCCCCGATTTTTTTTGAAGGCACACATATGTAACAACCTTAGAGGCTTAATAAAGAAGAAAATACCGGCACTCTTATGTTATAGTAGCCTTAGAGATATAGGAGTTCGTAAAGAGTATGCCGATAAACAGCGAAAAGATCTACTGTGAGAAGAAGGGTTGTTACAAGTATATTGAGGTATGCAAGCACTGTAAGCATTCAACCAACTGCGGTATATACTCAAAGTACAAGCAGCCCTTGTTATTTGATATAAAGTCAAATGGAAAAAAGAGATGAAATTTGACTGCCACCTCCACACGTCTCCAAGGTCAACCTGTAGCACAATTTCACCGGAGAGTCTTCTGAAAGCTTCAATGGAGGCAGGCATAGAGGCAATAGTTATAACCGAACACGATTCTCTGTGGAGCGCTGATGAGCTTAACTCATTAAGGCTCAAATGTATAGGCGGTCTGAAGATATTTGCGGGTGTTGAGGTGTCTTGTCTTGACGGGCACTTTTTAGTATATGGACTTAAAGACCTGAGAGGGATATCTTTTAACATGCCCTCAGAGAGGTTAATTAGCCATGCCCATTTAAATGGAGCTGCCGTTGTGGCCGCTCATCCATTTAGATTTAGCCGTGAGGACGGACAGCACTGCTATGAAATTGATATTGACGGGGTTGAAGTATCAAGCAGTAATACATCGCATGAGGCTGGGCGGCTTGCTCTTAAGCTTGCAAACGAAAGGGGGCTCTTTCAGCTTACCTCAAGTGACGCCCATACGACCTCTGTCATAGGAAAATACCACACCGCATTCCCGGCACACATTTCAACGATTTCGGAGCTTGCTGAGTTCATACGCTCATATAAACAAGAATAGCTATATATCGTTTAAGTATACATCTATATTTCCTCTAAAAAAACATTGACAAAATTGTCCTCTAAGCATAGAATATCGTGAAGGGGAGTTTATATGAAGTTAGACATTGGGAAAGTTGTATATGTTTGTATCAATATTACATTGTTTTTAATACTATGTTCACGCCTCAATGCGGATGACAAAGCAGTCTCACATATTGACGTTGCGCTTGCTATAGACAGCTCCGGCAGTATGAAAAAGACGGATCCCCAAAATTTAAGAATTGCTGCTTCAAAATTATTTCTATTGTTATTAAACGGTAAAGACAGGGTTGGTATAATGAGCTTTGACACGGATGTTTATCACCTGACAGGATTGAATGAGGTAATTGATAAAAAGATATTTCTTGCTGCTGTTAATAAAGTCACCTCAAACGGTTTATACACAAATCTCTATAAAGCCATAGAAAAATCGCTGGAGATGTTAGACAGCGATGAAATGCCGGGGAAGACTAAAATAATCATACTTATGACAGATGGTAAGATGGATACAGGAAATCGTAACAGGGACAGAATGCTTGAGGATAAGCTAAAAGCCGAACTTGTAGAAAAAACAAAAGTGTCTAATATAAAGATTTTTACTATAGCTTTCAGTGACGAGTCGGATAAGGAACTTCTTGAGGCGGTTTCTAAAAAAACCGGCGGTTTTTATTATATAGCTAAAATCCCTGAGGACTTGCACCACATATTTTTATCCATATTTGAAGCTCTAAAAATGCCGGATATGCTGCCATTTGACTCTATTGAAATGGATGGAAATAGCTTTATTGTAGATAATTCGATCAAAGAAGTAAATCTTATTATTAAGAAAACCTCTGTGAAAAAGCAAATTATGATAAAATCACCAACCGGAGAATTATACAAATATAATAAAAAGCCAGATACCGTTACATGGTTTTCCTCCCCCACATTTGACATGGTTACGATAAAAAATCCACCCGAAGGAAAATGGTATGTGTTAAATTGCACAGGTAAAGGTAATAAAGTTTATATCATCACGTCCTTAAAACTCATGGCTAATTTTAATAATCAGGAAATATTTGCGGGTAAAACAATTAATATAGAAGCATGGTTTCAGAATGAGCAAAAAGAAATTATTAAAGATACTGATATTTTAAAAGAAAACGGTTTGTATATTGAATTAACCTCTCCGGAGTCAGAAGTCGTTAAAATTCCATTAACCGACACAGCAGCAGCGGGTAGCGGAGTCTATTCCGCCTCTTTTACGCCAAACACTCCTGGTATGTATACTCTTAGAATTGCTGCCTACGGCAAGACTTTTGAACGGGAAAAAATTTTGACATTCATAGTAAATGATATACAGAAATCACCTCAATCGCCTGAAAATGAAAATCATAAAGTCGAAACATCCGTACAAAATAAGCCCAAAATAAAAAAGAAGCATACCGCTGCTTCTACTGGTAAGGAGAAATCATCTTATACTAAAGTAGCTATAACCCTGATAATATTGAATATTGTTTTTGTTGTAGCGATAGTTGTTATTATAAAGCTGCTCCGGAGGAAAAAATTGTTAGGCTGGGTAAATGATAAGAATTAATACAGCTCTTTTTATTTTTATACTTCAATGTTTAGTAATGGCTGTAGGTTTCTCGGTTTTTTTAATTCTAAAACTAAAGAAATATTCTTTAAAAACTAAAGAAATCTCCGCCAGGATTAAAGAACTTGATGATATTTTAAAACAGAGAATCGAAGCCGTTAAGCACCGTATATCAGAACTCAATTTCAAACCGTTAACAAAAGACCCTGAAGACGAATTAATTAAAGATATTGAATTAGCACGCCTTAATCTATTAACTGATCTGCAAAATGGAATAAAAAAATACGCCAGTCCTGTTCTTAAAGGAGATTTTTTCACTAATACCAACAACCTTCTTATGAATCACTTTGATAATATAATAGATAAATTTCTTATCAGTGAGGTTCTAAAGGTAAAGAAAGAAAAATTAGCTTTTCAACAAGAATTTACAGATAAAGCAAACCGTTTCGAGGCTGAGAATAATAAACTTTTAAATCAATTAAAAAGTGCAGAGATACAACTGGCAACCGAAAATCAAAAAAATAACGAAACCATTTCAAATCTCAGAAAGAGGATTGCGGAGCTTTTGGCTTATAAAGAAGTTTTTGATGATTTATACAAACGCTTTACCTATATCATGAAAATAAATGAAAGTCTTAAAAAACAGGTTGAAAAATACAGAGTACAAACAGATGAAGGCAAATTATTGCTTACTGACCTGGATAAAATTAATGCTCAGATAAAGCATTCAATGGAGTTTATAGCAAACGAAAGGAGGCGATTTACACAAATCCTGTCAGCAGAGAATACAACTGAAATGCCTTCAAATCATCAAGTAATAATGACTGTGGAAACATCTGAAGATGAACGTACTCGTTTAAAAAACATTATAAAAACACTAAATAAGGAAAAAAATATTGCTATAAGAAAATATGAGATAGTTGTTTCTGAATCTGAATCGGAAAAAATAATACTCAGAAATACAATTGAAGCAATGAAAAAGAGGATGACGGAGATCTATGCTTTCAGAGGAGCTGTGGAGGATACCTTTGAGAAATTAAAGATAATACAGGAAACCAATGCCAGTCTGAAGAGGATTCTTGAGAAAAAGAACTTGAAAACAGAGGAACTCGAAGAGATGTTTGATGTTATGTCAACAAATAACAAACACCTTGAGATTTCTTTGGACGTTTTGAAAAGAGAAAACAAAAAGCTGAAATCAGTTATAGAAAATTTTGAACTTGACAAGGATTGGTTAAAAGTTAACGGAGAAGCTAAACAATTTTATAGCAAACTTGAGGAGGATTACAAGAAACTGCAAAAAGAATATTTCAACGTAGTAGTAGAACTTAGAAAGTATGAAATAACTTCATAAATAAAAGATACAGAAAATTAAACAAATTGCCTGTCAAGTTAACCCATAGGAGCACAAACCCCCCTCAAATGTGTTAACATAAAATTGCTTAGATGATAGATGAAAACACGGTTCGAGCTTTAGAGTTTAGTAAGATACTTGAAATTGCGGCCTCTTATGCAGTTACCTTTGCAGGCAGAGAGAATATTTTAAGCCTGAGACCTCTTTCAACACCTGAGGAGATTCAACACGCAACAAATTTTATAACCGAGTGGTGCAATCTTTTTGCTGAAAATAACCAGACCGGCATAGAGCCGGTTTCTGACCTGTCACTGCAGTTTACTACGCTTAAGCCCGAAAACTCCATAATTGAACCCATCGAGATAAGAGAGTTCATCCCTCTTTTTGACTCAACATATAATCTTAAGAGGTTTGCAACACAGCACCAATACTTAATAACCTCCGAGCTTGTATCAAATCTTACAACCCATCCGTTTATAAAAAAGACGATAGAAAACTCAATAGATAAAGACGGGCTTATT harbors:
- a CDS encoding sulfite exporter TauE/SafE family protein — encoded protein: MINIYLPVAHTSINLVIMLCIGTGIGMLSGLFGVGGGFLITPVLMMFGIPPTIAAASGANQMVAASTSATLTHWKLGNVDMKMGLYLLIGSFLGGGLGVQAVKILNAMGNVDFVIKLTYVLLPFTVGGLMLGETLKRKDPNKSSGPGYKQSLFSKMMSLLPFQMEFEKSGVRHSAILPVIIGILVGVLAAIMGVGGGFIMVPIMLYILKMPMKVIIGTSVFQILFTVIEVTFLQSYTNHTVDFVLALVMLIGSSVGAYVGTMLSEKLNTEQLKVLLALLILSVGFKILFELMAKPSLLLAYAITGGK
- a CDS encoding TIGR02186 family protein encodes the protein MNKKNTGLMGLILTVLVVTLIVSQTHANAELTLNMDKSVIPIDTFYKGNTLNITGSVDSGHDVVVKITSPRENESFMVKEKSVHLFWLNKYKLKVSQVNDTYMLFSSNNIDDILSAEERAKYSLGYDAVGKRVEITGNDKDQLFREFIKVKESGKLYVVSGTSVVLKPSGAGKSRYSVTVNFPYQVPIGSYNVNVFAVKDGVVSQRATGAVKIKEVGMVRDLSDMAMTHGGLYGVLAVLIALVAGYVVTPAIAAVKKVFVVFITLPKMVFSNGNGHLSQVSVLKESTKAEE
- a CDS encoding universal stress protein yields the protein MLEKIDIKERYRMKLMGPVRSILLATDGSDYSRGAVKEAIAFSRECNTSLRLLRVLEINPAYESMGFSYSTEMVKLVEEELDTIREDAALNNVECTTMLKRSERVHEAITEEAEKQRTDIIIMGRRGMTGLKKFIMGSVTAKVIASTSSKVLVVPKEAQLKGETLLVASDGSKHSEGAVNEAIDMASRCPVVKSLLAVSVVPDKSKLGQARDILSKISDRANARGVKVETFPLVGQPYKTLVNASLEMAADIIIMGNYGSTGFAGVLMGSVAERVIALSMCSVLVVKSNAVH
- a CDS encoding PHP domain-containing protein — its product is MKFDCHLHTSPRSTCSTISPESLLKASMEAGIEAIVITEHDSLWSADELNSLRLKCIGGLKIFAGVEVSCLDGHFLVYGLKDLRGISFNMPSERLISHAHLNGAAVVAAHPFRFSREDGQHCYEIDIDGVEVSSSNTSHEAGRLALKLANERGLFQLTSSDAHTTSVIGKYHTAFPAHISTISELAEFIRSYKQE
- a CDS encoding VWA domain-containing protein, with translation MKLDIGKVVYVCINITLFLILCSRLNADDKAVSHIDVALAIDSSGSMKKTDPQNLRIAASKLFLLLLNGKDRVGIMSFDTDVYHLTGLNEVIDKKIFLAAVNKVTSNGLYTNLYKAIEKSLEMLDSDEMPGKTKIIILMTDGKMDTGNRNRDRMLEDKLKAELVEKTKVSNIKIFTIAFSDESDKELLEAVSKKTGGFYYIAKIPEDLHHIFLSIFEALKMPDMLPFDSIEMDGNSFIVDNSIKEVNLIIKKTSVKKQIMIKSPTGELYKYNKKPDTVTWFSSPTFDMVTIKNPPEGKWYVLNCTGKGNKVYIITSLKLMANFNNQEIFAGKTINIEAWFQNEQKEIIKDTDILKENGLYIELTSPESEVVKIPLTDTAAAGSGVYSASFTPNTPGMYTLRIAAYGKTFEREKILTFIVNDIQKSPQSPENENHKVETSVQNKPKIKKKHTAASTGKEKSSYTKVAITLIILNIVFVVAIVVIIKLLRRKKLLGWVNDKN